A stretch of Paenibacillus peoriae DNA encodes these proteins:
- the cysK gene encoding cysteine synthase A: MTKIHQKLTELIGNTPLLALLNYSQIQNIEANVVAKLEYFNPAGSVKDRIGYAMIKDAEEKGLINKDSVIIEPTSGNTGIGLAFAAAALGYKLIITLPETFSIERRKLLTAFGAELVLTPGSEGMKGAIKRAELLAAETPNSFIPQQFSNPANPEIHRKTTAVEIWHDTDGGVDIFIAGVGTGGTISGVGQGLKERKPSVKVIAVEPFDSPVLSGGTPGSHQLQGLGAGFIPNNFNEEYVDEVFKVKNEDAFETARLLAKTEGLLVGISSGAAVYAATQIAKLPENKGKTIVVILPDTGERYLSTPLFSDVE; encoded by the coding sequence TTGACTAAAATTCACCAAAAGTTGACTGAATTAATTGGAAATACTCCTTTGCTAGCACTGTTGAACTACAGCCAAATCCAAAATATTGAGGCAAACGTGGTAGCTAAGTTGGAATATTTCAATCCGGCTGGTAGCGTTAAGGACCGCATTGGATATGCTATGATTAAAGACGCTGAGGAGAAAGGCTTAATCAATAAAGACTCCGTTATTATCGAACCAACAAGTGGAAATACTGGAATCGGACTTGCATTTGCAGCTGCGGCTCTTGGATATAAACTTATAATTACACTTCCTGAAACGTTTAGTATCGAACGTCGCAAGCTTTTGACTGCGTTCGGTGCTGAGCTTGTGTTAACACCGGGATCCGAGGGGATGAAAGGCGCTATCAAGCGTGCTGAACTATTGGCTGCCGAAACACCAAACTCTTTCATACCACAGCAGTTTAGCAATCCTGCCAATCCAGAAATCCACCGCAAAACTACAGCTGTAGAAATCTGGCATGATACGGATGGCGGTGTAGATATTTTTATTGCGGGCGTAGGTACAGGTGGGACTATTTCGGGCGTTGGCCAGGGATTGAAGGAACGAAAACCTTCTGTAAAAGTGATAGCCGTCGAACCGTTCGATTCACCAGTGCTGTCTGGCGGTACTCCAGGTTCACATCAACTACAAGGACTCGGTGCTGGTTTCATTCCAAATAACTTTAATGAAGAATATGTGGATGAGGTTTTCAAAGTTAAAAACGAAGATGCATTTGAAACTGCACGCCTGCTTGCCAAAACAGAAGGGCTGCTTGTTGGTATTTCTTCTGGGGCTGCGGTTTATGCAGCAACACAAATTGCAAAGCTTCCAGAAAACAAAGGCAAGACGATCGTGGTCATATTACCTGATACAGGTGAGCGTTATTTGTCCACTCCGCTTTTCTCAGACGTAGAATAA
- a CDS encoding YolD-like family protein: MSKKLEGNGLWESSRIIIPEHKEAYLKLMKDRQRRGKPELDDQEVQLIEQALIESYNTRQPITLVVFSPFDDEELTGVITSINTTRREVKLFRGEDDFSWIKLEDIIFSKYLAKI; this comes from the coding sequence ATGTCGAAAAAATTAGAAGGTAACGGCTTATGGGAAAGCAGCAGGATTATCATACCAGAACACAAGGAAGCATACTTAAAACTCATGAAAGACCGTCAGCGGAGAGGCAAGCCGGAACTTGACGATCAGGAAGTCCAGTTGATCGAGCAAGCGCTTATAGAGTCCTACAACACACGTCAACCTATAACACTAGTGGTTTTTAGCCCATTCGATGACGAAGAACTCACAGGTGTAATCACGTCTATAAATACTACTCGCAGGGAAGTGAAACTGTTTCGTGGCGAGGATGATTTTAGTTGGATCAAGTTGGAGGATATCATTTTCAGCAAGTATCTAGCAAAAATCTAA
- a CDS encoding serine hydrolase domain-containing protein — translation MKSFTIQKGVALTLTAILAGTLIFPAYGTVHAAGQTATYQEKEKKSKHREEVKRVMDQVVTNKRVPSVVAGGLQDGERWSYATGTASFEVPRPVEPDFSFRIGSITKTFTATVVLQLAQEKKLNLDDSVEKWLPGVIKGNGYDGNKITIRQLLNHTSGLASYTDLDFRDITLPQNPFRYYSSDELISMGLAKPPVYAPGKGWNYSNMNTILAAQIIQKVTGETYAEQIRKRLIEPLGMTGTFVMENSHDIPGKHATGYNMDRSGHLYDLTEMNQSWANAAGDIVSTTKDLTTFFSSLLGGKLLNQEIMNQMLTTVDSPIGKVGLGIYEIKTADGQSYWGHAGGTFGFESRAFGSLGGQHILVTCINSVAPEVEPAHNKIINKEFGR, via the coding sequence ATGAAATCATTCACCATTCAAAAAGGAGTTGCACTTACTTTAACAGCTATATTGGCGGGTACACTGATATTCCCTGCTTATGGAACTGTCCACGCAGCGGGTCAGACGGCAACCTATCAAGAGAAAGAAAAGAAAAGTAAGCATCGGGAAGAAGTCAAACGCGTCATGGATCAGGTAGTTACCAACAAAAGAGTCCCAAGTGTCGTAGCAGGCGGGCTACAGGATGGGGAACGCTGGTCCTACGCTACGGGTACAGCCAGTTTCGAAGTACCACGCCCGGTGGAGCCGGATTTTTCATTCCGTATTGGAAGCATCACGAAGACATTCACTGCTACCGTTGTATTGCAGTTGGCTCAGGAGAAAAAATTGAACCTGGATGATTCGGTCGAAAAATGGCTGCCAGGGGTCATAAAGGGTAATGGGTATGACGGCAACAAAATTACGATTCGTCAGTTATTGAACCATACAAGCGGGCTTGCGAGCTATACTGATCTTGATTTTCGAGATATTACCTTGCCTCAAAATCCATTCCGTTACTATTCGTCCGACGAGCTTATCAGCATGGGACTAGCAAAGCCGCCTGTATATGCGCCAGGGAAGGGCTGGAATTATTCGAACATGAATACTATACTAGCCGCTCAAATTATTCAGAAGGTAACAGGAGAGACGTATGCGGAGCAGATCAGGAAACGGTTGATCGAACCGCTCGGTATGACAGGGACATTTGTAATGGAAAATAGTCACGATATTCCAGGTAAGCATGCCACAGGATATAATATGGATAGATCGGGTCATTTGTATGATTTAACAGAAATGAATCAATCATGGGCAAATGCAGCTGGAGATATAGTCTCAACAACTAAAGATTTGACCACCTTCTTCAGTTCGCTGTTGGGCGGAAAGCTTCTAAATCAAGAGATAATGAACCAGATGCTCACGACAGTAGATTCACCTATAGGTAAAGTCGGACTAGGGATTTATGAAATAAAAACAGCTGACGGGCAATCATACTGGGGGCATGCCGGCGGTACTTTCGGATTTGAATCGAGAGCCTTCGGATCTCTAGGCGGGCAGCATATTTTGGTAACGTGCATCAACTCGGTAGCTCCGGAAGTGGAGCCGGCTCACAATAAAATAATCAATAAGGAGTTTGGTCGTTAA
- a CDS encoding helix-turn-helix transcriptional regulator — MFSIMKKRVWYDWILVAIRTLWLVIIASAGFVDPSLTVVSLWVVLSLAFVVYLVPLIILYRKEDWYLTIEVTVTGFFYLYLAYAAPGLLWSFVLLVITIGLTSSRRTYVWTGILSGIVFPVLNGWIADRLPYEFIVSCSLGFAIGFAFNILIQSHKQARIIQEQKLLLEQHIKRIEELTLMEERSRLSHELNDTIGHTLTSLIVGIQSLRSSVPDAQIERIDSLVGIAQHSLVDIRKHLHQLSHTPLNHSLSESLRQLTEDFMKSTGITVKFRVIGSETLVMQKINICLYRCLQESLTNMVRYGKASVISVQLHFNSQQLRLQIEDNGIGMEEIQFGFGLNGMKERLELFHGTVSVHSESGQGTFVICNIPLQTEPVHDAIRLLIVDDQVIITDSLKQILDQHADFNVVGTARDGREALEHCDRSQPDIVLMDIRMQGMGGIEALVEMKQRWPDMKVVFMTTFKDSLQAATALERGAEGYMLKSIHPREMKEALKLIYNGGTWIDQSVATQVFEEMKRQREQLEKIGSSQGNYPYGLTKREMEILEHLSSGLRYKSIAAKLFLSEGTIRNYCSILYSKLGVNNREEALEMARMKNIV, encoded by the coding sequence GTGTTCTCGATAATGAAAAAAAGGGTCTGGTATGATTGGATACTTGTGGCCATACGAACGCTTTGGCTGGTCATTATCGCAAGCGCTGGTTTTGTTGATCCGTCATTGACCGTTGTATCGCTTTGGGTTGTACTTTCTCTCGCTTTCGTCGTTTATCTCGTTCCATTAATCATCCTCTATAGGAAAGAAGACTGGTATCTCACAATCGAAGTCACGGTAACGGGCTTTTTTTATCTATATTTAGCCTACGCAGCCCCGGGATTGCTTTGGTCTTTTGTTTTACTCGTGATAACTATCGGCTTGACGAGCAGTCGAAGAACCTATGTGTGGACAGGTATCCTTAGCGGAATCGTATTCCCGGTATTGAACGGTTGGATTGCTGATCGTCTCCCGTATGAGTTTATCGTTAGCTGCAGCCTTGGTTTTGCCATCGGCTTCGCGTTTAATATTTTAATTCAGTCCCACAAGCAAGCCCGAATTATTCAAGAGCAAAAGCTGTTGCTGGAGCAGCATATTAAGCGGATTGAGGAACTTACGCTGATGGAGGAGCGCAGCCGGCTGTCACATGAGCTGAATGACACGATTGGCCATACGCTTACCTCGCTCATCGTCGGCATCCAATCACTGCGATCGTCCGTACCAGATGCGCAAATAGAGAGGATCGATTCGCTTGTCGGAATCGCCCAACACAGTCTGGTTGATATCCGAAAGCATCTGCATCAGCTCTCTCATACTCCGTTGAACCATTCGTTAAGTGAATCGCTGCGGCAATTAACTGAAGATTTTATGAAGTCAACAGGTATAACGGTCAAATTCCGTGTGATCGGCAGTGAGACTCTCGTTATGCAAAAAATAAACATTTGTTTATATCGTTGCCTTCAAGAGTCTCTAACCAACATGGTTCGGTACGGTAAGGCGAGCGTGATATCCGTTCAGTTACATTTCAATAGTCAGCAGCTTCGATTACAGATCGAAGATAACGGCATCGGAATGGAAGAAATCCAATTTGGATTTGGGCTCAATGGAATGAAGGAACGACTTGAACTATTTCACGGCACGGTGTCCGTGCATTCCGAGTCAGGACAAGGAACTTTCGTCATATGTAATATTCCGTTGCAGACAGAGCCTGTACATGATGCGATCCGCCTGCTGATCGTTGATGACCAGGTGATCATTACCGACAGCTTGAAGCAAATTTTGGATCAGCATGCTGATTTTAACGTCGTTGGTACAGCCAGGGACGGGCGCGAAGCATTAGAACATTGTGATCGCTCCCAACCAGATATCGTGCTAATGGATATTCGTATGCAGGGAATGGGCGGGATTGAAGCTTTAGTTGAGATGAAGCAACGATGGCCTGATATGAAGGTTGTATTCATGACAACGTTTAAGGATTCCTTGCAGGCAGCAACTGCATTGGAGCGCGGGGCAGAAGGCTACATGCTGAAGTCGATTCATCCGCGGGAGATGAAGGAAGCCTTGAAACTTATTTATAATGGAGGAACCTGGATCGACCAATCGGTCGCTACGCAAGTTTTCGAAGAGATGAAGCGTCAACGTGAGCAGTTGGAGAAAATCGGTTCAAGTCAGGGAAACTACCCGTACGGGCTTACGAAACGCGAGATGGAGATTCTGGAGCATCTGTCGAGCGGTCTGCGCTACAAATCGATTGCCGCCAAGCTATTTTTATCGGAGGGAACGATCCGCAATTACTGCTCGATTCTCTACTCGAAACTCGGCGTCAACAACCGTGAAGAAGCATTAGAAATGGCGCGAATGAAGAATATCGTGTAG
- a CDS encoding MFS transporter translates to MSGRSAFKLSTLTLFTVLFCTEFVRSAFLFSFLPNFAVNESGQTVALVGLAVSLHYTADTLIKCVAGYLLDRFSLRWLLPATFVLMLSGLAAVFFSPYAWGLVAGSVMLGMGASPIWLICLEKVRLTERAAQMGAIYTVWLACIGLGPVTINLTFDYGFEPAFRLMVALLAVGCIASFGINRTTPLHLQNVSFAEQAAGLRRRLVQLKWLLPGMVLQMTAAGLLLPILPGFAADQLGLSQPQYSLMLILGGAGAMLFLVPMGKLADRWGHKQMLFAGFVSLTVVLALLVVSMPPPALTMLFAFMLGLSYSAVLPAWNAVLSYLVPEDQKGTGWGVLSGIEGLGIMIGPVIGGGIASQYTNAAAISISAALLAVLALFYLILPQNKLVSAGGTLQHKRENAHGPDRVS, encoded by the coding sequence ATGAGCGGGAGGAGCGCGTTCAAGCTTTCTACTCTGACGCTGTTCACGGTGCTTTTTTGCACAGAGTTTGTCCGAAGCGCTTTCTTGTTCTCGTTCCTGCCGAACTTTGCCGTCAACGAGTCGGGGCAAACCGTTGCTTTGGTCGGTCTTGCCGTCTCGCTTCATTATACAGCCGATACGCTGATTAAATGTGTGGCTGGATATTTGCTGGACAGGTTTTCGCTGCGCTGGCTGCTGCCCGCCACTTTCGTCCTGATGCTGTCCGGACTAGCCGCCGTGTTCTTTAGTCCGTATGCCTGGGGGCTTGTTGCCGGTTCCGTGATGCTTGGGATGGGGGCGTCGCCTATATGGCTCATTTGTCTGGAGAAAGTCCGACTTACGGAGCGGGCGGCCCAGATGGGAGCGATATACACCGTGTGGTTGGCCTGCATCGGTCTGGGGCCGGTCACAATCAATCTCACCTTCGATTATGGCTTCGAACCTGCCTTCCGGCTGATGGTTGCGCTGCTCGCCGTCGGCTGCATCGCATCGTTCGGGATTAACAGAACAACCCCCTTGCATCTCCAGAATGTCAGCTTTGCCGAACAAGCGGCAGGACTGCGAAGAAGGCTCGTTCAGCTGAAATGGCTGCTGCCAGGCATGGTCCTGCAGATGACCGCCGCGGGACTGCTGCTGCCGATACTGCCCGGTTTTGCCGCTGACCAACTCGGTCTGAGCCAGCCGCAATATTCGCTAATGCTCATATTAGGCGGGGCCGGCGCGATGCTGTTTCTTGTCCCGATGGGAAAGCTGGCCGATCGATGGGGGCACAAGCAAATGCTGTTCGCCGGTTTCGTATCGCTTACGGTCGTATTGGCTCTGTTAGTCGTATCCATGCCGCCGCCTGCATTAACGATGCTGTTTGCCTTTATGCTGGGATTGTCTTACTCAGCCGTGCTTCCGGCCTGGAATGCGGTGCTGTCGTACCTTGTTCCGGAGGATCAGAAGGGGACCGGGTGGGGAGTACTCTCCGGGATTGAAGGGCTCGGTATTATGATTGGCCCGGTCATCGGGGGAGGGATAGCCAGCCAGTATACGAATGCCGCTGCCATTAGCATCAGCGCTGCTTTACTGGCGGTTCTTGCACTTTTTTATTTGATTTTGCCGCAAAACAAGCTTGTCTCGGCTGGCGGGACTTTGCAGCACAAGAGGGAGAACGCTCATGGACCTGATCGGGTTAGTTGA
- a CDS encoding MGDG synthase family glycosyltransferase: MGQEPQILILTADYGEGHHQVSKVLQQSLIRNGYCQVAVVDLFREAYPVLNKIIRYLYRQSLYAASLGIPYYGWTYHLTNQLPMKGKIAAWMNSLGGDRLKKIILQYQPEVIIYTFPFGSLPSSVALSAIRPRTAVVITDFDVHRRWLFAKPDHYFVPASDVKEAMVRQGVPESRITVTGIPVRESFHDAAMSGPGSVKEADEHVILLMANVCGTLHSLSRLIGKLLLLSGVRIQVICGRQEGWRRRLAESWADDASVDVFGFTDQLHVLMSSACCVVTKAGGVTLSETIQAGVPIFILNPFLGQEKENALYLQRKGAAVVAFTIHDLVLQIQAMISSEQIKQSMMNGLLAARQKAAADHIVRHLFPEASPLRRSGI; the protein is encoded by the coding sequence GTGGGACAGGAACCGCAAATTTTAATTTTAACGGCCGATTACGGAGAAGGTCATCATCAGGTGTCCAAGGTGTTGCAGCAAAGCTTGATCCGCAATGGTTATTGCCAGGTGGCGGTTGTCGACTTGTTCCGGGAAGCCTATCCTGTGCTGAACAAAATAATCCGCTATCTGTACCGGCAAAGCCTGTATGCAGCCAGCCTGGGCATTCCCTATTACGGATGGACCTACCATCTGACCAACCAGCTTCCCATGAAGGGAAAGATCGCAGCCTGGATGAACAGTCTTGGAGGCGACAGGCTCAAGAAAATCATCCTCCAGTACCAGCCGGAAGTCATCATTTATACATTCCCGTTCGGCAGCTTGCCAAGCAGCGTGGCATTATCTGCGATCCGTCCCCGGACTGCTGTTGTCATAACGGACTTTGACGTTCACCGAAGATGGCTGTTCGCCAAGCCGGATCATTATTTTGTCCCTGCCAGCGACGTGAAAGAGGCCATGGTCAGGCAGGGCGTCCCCGAGAGTCGTATTACCGTGACCGGAATTCCGGTCAGAGAGTCATTTCATGATGCGGCAATGAGTGGTCCCGGCTCCGTTAAAGAAGCAGATGAGCATGTGATTCTGCTTATGGCTAACGTCTGCGGCACATTGCATTCGCTATCGAGGCTCATCGGGAAGCTGCTGCTCTTGTCAGGCGTCCGCATTCAAGTGATTTGCGGCCGGCAGGAAGGATGGAGACGGAGGCTTGCGGAGAGCTGGGCGGATGATGCAAGTGTGGATGTATTCGGCTTCACCGATCAATTGCATGTTCTGATGAGCAGCGCCTGCTGCGTAGTCACGAAAGCGGGAGGCGTTACACTATCCGAGACGATTCAGGCCGGGGTTCCAATTTTCATCCTAAATCCGTTTCTGGGGCAGGAGAAGGAAAATGCCCTGTATTTGCAGCGCAAAGGAGCGGCAGTCGTGGCCTTTACGATTCATGATCTGGTGTTGCAGATACAAGCGATGATCTCCTCTGAGCAGATCAAGCAGTCGATGATGAACGGGCTGCTCGCAGCAAGGCAGAAAGCGGCTGCGGACCATATTGTCCGGCATTTGTTTCCTGAGGCAAGTCCCTTAAGAAGGAGTGGAATATGA
- a CDS encoding polysaccharide deacetylase family protein: protein MLVKYLLIGLIGFISLYMIIPSFLPRMIKFGAFRKGTTKNQVAFTFDDGPHPRYTPELLDLLQDYQVKATFFVLGSQAELHPDLIRRMDREGHQIGIHNYNHISNWLMLPWTVRRDHMKRTADIIESIIGKRPDHYRPPWGLMNAFDFFHPKSYRIVLWSLKAGDWRSRSCRKKLKATLLNGITDGSVILLHDSGDSPGADRHAPYFMLRALEEVLHQLQGRNLQFVRLDEMA, encoded by the coding sequence TTGCTTGTTAAATATTTGTTGATTGGGCTCATAGGCTTCATCAGTCTGTATATGATAATTCCTAGTTTTCTGCCAAGAATGATCAAATTTGGAGCCTTTCGTAAGGGAACGACCAAGAACCAGGTAGCGTTCACGTTCGACGATGGGCCGCATCCGAGGTATACACCGGAATTATTGGATTTATTGCAGGATTATCAAGTGAAGGCCACATTCTTCGTGCTTGGCTCGCAGGCGGAGCTGCACCCGGATCTGATCAGAAGAATGGATCGTGAAGGTCATCAGATTGGAATCCACAATTACAATCACATCTCCAATTGGCTGATGCTTCCCTGGACGGTGCGGCGTGATCATATGAAACGGACCGCAGATATTATTGAATCCATAATTGGAAAAAGGCCGGATCACTATCGTCCGCCGTGGGGGCTCATGAACGCTTTCGATTTCTTTCATCCCAAATCGTACCGCATTGTACTCTGGTCCTTGAAGGCGGGGGACTGGCGCAGCAGAAGCTGCCGCAAGAAACTGAAGGCAACGCTGCTGAACGGAATTACGGACGGATCTGTTATTTTGCTGCATGACAGCGGAGATTCGCCGGGAGCGGACCGTCACGCGCCATATTTTATGCTTCGGGCTCTGGAGGAAGTACTGCATCAATTACAGGGACGCAACTTGCAATTCGTTCGTCTGGATGAAATGGCTTGA
- a CDS encoding MGDG synthase family glycosyltransferase: MNSMKREKLLILSGALGDGHMQAAKAILEASVLYKQGVEVIDFMQWIHPRMHVVERYCFLQWVKHFPSSYGYMYQKTRTDSTLTFFLKHFLTTSLQRLLKLLNEEQPTLIVSTFPLASAAISLLKEKGMTDLPAATVITDHSDHSYWIHPSTDLYLVGSEGVRAALQRKGVADHKIAVTGIPVRPSYSQHDNKDRLREKLALALDAFVVLVMGGGCGIIDKSFIEQMQSDSFPPNVQFVIVCGRNVKLLYRLREALGDRDNVILTGFMEGIHEWMASADVLITKPGGLTTSEALALQLPMLLLEPRLGQEKDNADYLIQAGVAYLCQIDNLQDQLQRLVQQPSLLEEMREKAGLCRQQDSARHAVMQILSMQSDTQEEKWVCSLQQYA, encoded by the coding sequence ATGAATAGCATGAAACGGGAAAAGCTGCTGATTCTGTCCGGCGCGCTCGGGGATGGACATATGCAGGCGGCCAAGGCGATTTTAGAGGCATCGGTGCTGTACAAACAGGGAGTAGAGGTGATCGACTTCATGCAATGGATCCATCCCCGCATGCATGTGGTTGAACGGTATTGCTTCCTGCAATGGGTGAAGCATTTTCCTTCCTCATACGGATATATGTATCAGAAGACCCGGACGGACAGTACACTTACTTTCTTCCTGAAGCATTTTCTCACGACCAGCCTGCAGCGGCTGCTCAAGCTTCTGAATGAGGAACAGCCGACGTTGATTGTCAGCACGTTCCCGCTGGCATCAGCCGCCATTTCCTTGCTTAAGGAAAAAGGAATGACGGATCTGCCTGCGGCAACGGTCATTACCGACCATTCCGATCACAGCTATTGGATACATCCGTCTACGGATCTGTATCTGGTTGGCTCCGAAGGCGTGCGTGCAGCTCTGCAGAGAAAAGGCGTTGCTGACCACAAAATCGCTGTAACGGGCATCCCTGTTCGCCCATCCTACAGTCAGCATGACAATAAAGACCGGCTGCGCGAGAAGCTGGCCTTGGCTCTTGACGCCTTTGTCGTGCTGGTGATGGGGGGCGGCTGCGGGATTATCGATAAATCCTTCATCGAGCAAATGCAATCTGACTCTTTTCCCCCTAACGTGCAATTTGTCATCGTATGCGGACGCAATGTGAAGTTGCTGTACCGCCTGCGTGAAGCGTTGGGAGACAGGGATAACGTCATACTGACAGGCTTCATGGAGGGAATCCATGAATGGATGGCGTCCGCAGACGTATTGATTACCAAGCCGGGCGGACTGACGACCTCCGAAGCGCTGGCGCTTCAGCTTCCCATGCTGCTGCTGGAGCCACGGCTGGGGCAGGAAAAGGATAATGCCGATTATTTGATTCAAGCGGGAGTAGCATATCTATGTCAGATTGACAATTTGCAGGATCAGCTTCAGCGGCTGGTTCAACAGCCTTCCCTATTGGAAGAAATGAGGGAGAAGGCAGGGCTGTGCAGACAGCAGGATTCCGCCAGACATGCGGTCATGCAAATTCTGAGCATGCAGAGCGATACACAGGAAGAAAAATGGGTTTGCTCCTTGCAGCAGTATGCTTAA
- a CDS encoding phosphatase PAP2 family protein yields the protein MQWIRRIDQTMFFWCNQRLSSRAMDRLFGWITHLGGALFTIICAVSLAWFAEGEFSRIGLQSLISLAVSHIIAVLIKRKVRRDRPFRKLEQVKVGKFPLKDYSFPSGHTTAIFALVTPFMLASSPAIMLVLIGLALLVAISRVYWGYHYPIDCVAGGMVGFLTAVLVVLFMHS from the coding sequence ATGCAGTGGATAAGGCGAATTGATCAAACGATGTTCTTCTGGTGCAACCAGCGGCTGAGCAGTCGGGCAATGGACCGATTGTTCGGATGGATTACCCATTTGGGCGGAGCTTTGTTTACCATCATTTGCGCAGTGTCCTTGGCATGGTTCGCCGAGGGGGAGTTCAGCAGAATCGGGCTGCAAAGCTTGATCTCACTGGCCGTTAGCCATATCATTGCTGTCCTGATCAAGAGAAAGGTGCGCAGAGACCGGCCTTTCCGCAAGCTGGAGCAGGTGAAGGTAGGCAAATTCCCGTTGAAGGATTATTCCTTCCCATCCGGCCATACTACCGCTATTTTCGCCCTGGTTACACCTTTTATGTTGGCCTCATCGCCGGCAATTATGCTTGTCTTGATTGGTCTGGCCTTGTTGGTGGCCATATCCCGGGTTTATTGGGGTTATCACTATCCGATCGATTGTGTGGCTGGTGGGATGGTCGGATTCCTAACGGCGGTGCTGGTTGTTTTGTTCATGCATAGTTAA
- a CDS encoding YqaA family protein: MDKIMEFLQNFGATGLFIHAMLDAIIFPIPAFFLQLSLSAVQPESALWLATVGFAGSLLGTPIGYGIGKVSGKHVMGGVMKKKWLDSASDLFARRGEAAILIGSFTPIPFKIFTILSGCMNYPLWKLLSYAAIGRAVKFYVVGFLFYIYGRAAENMVNQVLTITLVGIGVAIAAIWFLIRKLCERRKIRDEHQPIEKTGNGGGKQDAVDKAN, from the coding sequence ATGGATAAAATTATGGAATTTTTACAGAACTTTGGAGCGACGGGACTTTTCATTCACGCTATGCTCGATGCGATTATTTTCCCCATCCCGGCGTTCTTCCTGCAGCTTTCTTTAAGCGCGGTGCAACCGGAGTCGGCTTTATGGCTCGCTACGGTTGGCTTTGCAGGAAGTCTGCTTGGGACACCGATCGGTTATGGGATCGGCAAGGTGTCGGGAAAGCATGTTATGGGTGGTGTAATGAAGAAAAAATGGCTGGATTCGGCAAGCGACTTATTTGCCCGCCGCGGCGAGGCTGCAATCCTGATCGGATCGTTCACTCCGATCCCATTTAAAATATTTACGATTTTATCTGGATGCATGAATTATCCATTGTGGAAGCTGCTCAGCTATGCGGCCATTGGCCGGGCGGTGAAGTTTTATGTAGTCGGTTTTCTCTTCTATATATATGGCCGTGCGGCAGAGAATATGGTGAACCAAGTTCTCACGATTACGCTGGTGGGCATTGGTGTTGCGATTGCGGCAATATGGTTCTTGATACGGAAGCTGTGCGAGCGGAGGAAGATAAGGGATGAACATCAACCGATCGAAAAAACAGGGAATGGAGGCGGAAAACAGGATGCAGTGGATAAGGCGAATTGA
- a CDS encoding YkoP family protein encodes MLLRLRKSSMQAAWMVWERGFDWISRFRGSHTSHFGICKVMIKKHRGESIVCADSTIINKGDLVGELHLNNETILTLIKSEDSDRAALMTARLTRKSMQQISEAFASQPEFREVKALVGVTLLHRGLIHGLGFEQQPMKSDLFQRITTAYLRLLLSVMHPEGKKRIGRKTEKLIPMMLIHSRSSLRNRFMTVK; translated from the coding sequence ATGTTGCTTCGTTTACGCAAATCTTCAATGCAGGCGGCCTGGATGGTCTGGGAAAGAGGGTTCGATTGGATTTCACGCTTTCGCGGCTCGCATACATCGCACTTTGGAATTTGCAAAGTCATGATTAAGAAACACCGAGGGGAGAGTATCGTCTGTGCGGACTCCACGATCATCAATAAAGGCGATCTGGTCGGGGAACTCCATCTCAATAATGAAACGATTCTGACGCTGATCAAATCCGAAGACTCAGACCGCGCGGCGCTCATGACGGCCCGGCTTACACGGAAATCCATGCAGCAGATCAGCGAGGCATTCGCAAGTCAGCCGGAGTTCAGAGAGGTGAAGGCGTTAGTCGGCGTTACGCTGCTTCATCGTGGTTTGATACATGGTCTTGGTTTCGAACAACAACCGATGAAGTCCGATCTGTTCCAACGCATTACAACGGCTTATCTCCGATTATTGTTATCCGTCATGCACCCTGAAGGCAAGAAGCGGATTGGCCGCAAGACCGAAAAATTGATACCGATGATGCTGATTCACTCCCGCAGCTCGCTGAGGAACCGATTTATGACGGTGAAGTGA
- a CDS encoding YnfA family protein produces the protein MLKAALLFILAGIAEIGGGYLIWQWLREGKTWYVGLCGGLILAVYGIIATFQVFSSFGRVYAAYGGVFIVLSIAWGWWIDKKTPDLYDFIGGLICLVGIAVILFPRSG, from the coding sequence GTGCTAAAGGCAGCTTTACTTTTTATATTGGCTGGCATCGCTGAAATTGGAGGAGGATATTTGATTTGGCAGTGGCTGCGGGAAGGGAAGACATGGTATGTCGGACTTTGCGGCGGATTAATTTTAGCTGTGTATGGAATTATTGCTACCTTTCAGGTATTTTCCTCCTTTGGGCGTGTATATGCAGCATATGGTGGTGTCTTTATTGTTCTTTCCATTGCATGGGGCTGGTGGATTGATAAAAAGACACCCGACTTGTACGATTTCATTGGTGGATTGATTTGTTTGGTCGGTATAGCTGTAATCCTGTTTCCGCGATCAGGATGA